The Prunus dulcis chromosome 3, ALMONDv2, whole genome shotgun sequence genome segment aaaaagATAGGCCTTGGGCCTTGGGGTGCTTGAGCACTTCAGATTTAAATTGTATAAGATGGATACTCATGAAGAAAACTTATCCCATATAATGCCCACAAAATGCTAGGATAGCAACACTTTATAATTAATTCCTCCTAATCCCCCCAAAatggaaaatcattcacatcTACCTTCATTTCCTCCTTCACAAAAGTGGGGAATTTAAGatgagaaattgacaattcccttgtttggcaacttaagcacataatttattaaatgacatGAGGAAAAAATCATGGAAATTTGGCCATCAAACTGAGTTTAATTTCCCCCAAAATAGGCATCATTTCACAATTCTCATCGTGCCATTTATAAAATTCTGTCGTTTACAAAATTTGACATACATAAATCGAAACactgaaattttcaattgcCATAAATTGAAATGATGTAATTTTTGATTCTTTATCCAAATGGAAGGTAGTATACCAAGGATTGAACGTAAAAATTCATTAGTTTTCGTTGGAATATCAAACATCCACAATAAATCCCAACTCATCTTTTCAAGAAAACTCTTGGTTTTTATACTCTGATGCAAGAGcaaaatcatgaatttttcaaCAGGTAAGCTAGCTAAAGTTATTGGCTTAAAATCTAATCATAATTTTTCTTGTACTTAAAGCATATGAATGACGTTAGTTTATAACTCCATTgactaattttcaataagcattaacataaaataaatacatgcAAAATGCACCCAAAAACACACATAGTATCAAATGAAAATATGTTcaacataattgaaattatatatatatatatgttcacGTGGAGGGGTAATTTAGTATTGACAAGACCCACCCCGAATTCCTCAGAATCCGAGACGAATCTTGTGGAAATTTTGACATCAAACCGatgtcgggcccacttactaaaaatcgagactttctaccaaaattttggcagagtctcccatGTAAATTAAACAATCCCAACATAGTCACTAAACTCAAATAACGGTCATTCTAGTACTCTTCAAAGGCGAAACTACCTCaaaagactcacggtcaatcGAGGGGTCAAACTATTCAAACTTGGTGAAACGGGCCCATGGAACCCACGACCTCCGTTTTACGATTCGAAGTTCCTATGAGTTCCACAAGGATTAGGATGCACGTCTTGCAAGactggtccgaatcggacggtcggatcacTCGTGACGTACATAGGATGATTATTGTAGACCACCaactttaagttattaaatcggaacatccgggctCCGATCCACGATTCGTGAATTCCAACACGATCCTAGGAAtgcctagattaacatatattaaattcaagactatccaacggttcaaaccTATTGAACctggataacgcacaataggTGAAATCCGTTCGGGACTCatacggtatccaaattgaaatccgagCACCCCTACACACTCATGAGGACCAGAAGGTCACATCGGGACACACTGCACTTTTTCTATagtgcccacgcgccgccacacgtgCCGGTAGCGCGGAGGTGTCCAAAGCAATAACAcatcgccggaaaaacttcaaatcacggctcaagactcctaccctaggtgtaacatcctatttggagtcacttttgttctcgggcctaccccaaaaagtgaccgtaAGTGGCCGGAATTGCGATCCCAAAATTTgccgaatttcaatttgaaatcGAACTATCAacactcaaaattaatgaaatcctacccaaccatcagctagatcatgaaaaataggtgagaaagCATGCCTCATTTGCCGGAATTGGTGGCCGGATGATGGCGAACGAAGCCAACGAAAATCCAGCGAAAACCTGTCGTTTCTCAGCTTTTTCCGGTGACTACAGCTGCGGACCGAGGCGGTGAAGGGCTGGGGCTAGAAGAGGACGGTGGCCctgtcattttggtaccggccccgtCAGCTTTGGTGGCCGGACGAGAGAACGGCCAACCAAAACGTGGCCGGCTGTGCGCTGCTGTCgcgagagaagagagagagagagagagagagagagagagagagagagagagaaattagaTTTTATCAAACCCTTCTTGCAAAAATTGTGATGATGCCACTGGTGATGTTTtgctcgtaacttcttcgttacaactccgatttgagcccactacatgtctacggactcatctcaaTACGATCCACGTAATGGTACCAGCCACTGCCCATAAATCCTTTCGGATTAAAAATGACCCAATTACCCCTACTCTCGAGGGCAAAATTGGAATTtccaatttaaattaatttaataatttagttgGATAAATAAATcagggtcggggtgttacaactATAATAATCATGCCATGCTTAGGAGTATTCCAAGGTGGCTCTCCTTTCAttctaaattaaaattgattttggggATTTCCTTTGGTTAGGGTtcttgaaataaataaataaaagatttcTGATTTGGTTCAAAGGGTGCAAATTGAGGGCAAAGAGAGGATGAGAAATTCTTCATGCAGAAGTTGAAGGAGTGGTTGTGCCGGAAATAACAAAGTAAAGCTTACCAGCATTACCATGCATATCAAATTCACATCTCCAGCCAGGTAAGTGCCCTTCCACATTACCCACCATGCTTCTTCAAATCCAGGAAGCTCATCTACAAGAAGACTAGCAGCAtcagtttatttatttatttttttgttgttgtcaaactgttttaattttctcaCATGTGAGACATAATGCATAGAACTACCATGCATATCAAGAAGTGCTTGTGCGGACCCaaatgaagaaatttatatatataaagcaaaaggcagagaatgatgaaacattcaaaatactagaaaatgctattggttaattcaaacattaagaattaaaattattaattaaatgaggatagtatggtaaattcacatctttatattaaaaaattaaaattaaaaacaaaatcagataatatgTCATACTTTTATGGAATATAACcacccatattatcttttcttaattctaaaaataaaataaaatagaaaaaagaaaaccaattggcacattCGTGAGCTTGTGCCAAGGGGCTAGTGGTTAATAGTAAGCATATTTGCCATTGAATGAAGAATTTCTCACCCTCTCATTGCCCTCACTTTGAAACCTCTATTGAGTCAAatcaaaacccagaaatcaaattttttcaaGAACCCTAACCACaaaaaatccccaaaatcGATTTTAATTAGGAACGTAGGAGAGCCAGCTCGGCATATCCCTAAACATGGCATGATTTGATGGAATTGTCCCTCCATGTGAGGGGCACGTAACCAAAAAAGTAACGGAAATTAGAGACATTTGACAAAAATTGACGATTGTCCTTCAAttacaagaaattaaaaattatgtgGACAAgattgatcaaattgaaacaacagggaccaaaataataaaagtgaCAAATTATATGGACCAACTCCCtaaaaaaacgaaaaataaaaataaaaataaaaaaccgaCCGGTCGCTTAAAAACGAAGATTCAAAAGAAACCACCAGTcataaataaacatttttaaaccatcaaaataatttccctccactctctctctcccgctcCACACTCACAATGACTGACGCATACAGCACTGCTCCGTACTCAAATCCAAACTGCAAACCCAGCAAACCCTAATTTGTTCAATCAATCTCTCTTCGATTCCTCCATTGTCGATGGCCTCCAATGTCCCCGAGGATCCGCCCTGCAACTCCGAGAGCGAAGCCGAGACCATAGCCCTCAGAATCAAGCAGAAGCGCTCTCGGCGCGTGAGCTTCGCCGACACCGAGATCACCTCCGTTCACATCTTCAACCGCGACGAGGACTACGACACCCCTCCCGACCCTAAGCCCCAAGACAGCTCTCAAAACGAATCCGCTGGTCCCGAGAACGAGGTCATAGGGTTTTTTAGGGACTTGGGCGGTGACAGCTACGATTTCAAGGACTCCGATGACGATGATGAAGACGACGATGGGAGGAAGTCATTTTTTAGGCCAATTGGGTCGCCCTCTCCTGGGAGTAGTGTTCCAGGCTCTGCTACCTCCAATGACGGTAAGCTATAGATTACTTGtatttttctattaattaattgttttagCTTATTGTTTGGTTATTGGGAAAATAAATTGTACACATATCAAAGAATGGAAAGTTCTCGAGAGGATGCTAATTCTTCATGGCTTATGTAATTGTTGCATTACCGGCTTACTTGATGTGTGCTTTAAAATACTCTAATAGGATTCCTGTAATTCAGTTTGTTAACCGTCTAGTTGAGCTTGTTGAATGTGTTAATTTCACGTGTCTGAGCCAACAAAATTTAGCGCTTTTTCTGATTTCTTTTTGCAGAAGACAATTTCTTTGGCCCTGTTTCGGCCAATTTCATTAGACCAGGACGGTTATCTGATTCCGCAGCCTCGGATCACATTCATGAAGCTACATTGGATACTACAGCATTTTCAATGCATTACCGTAGCCTTGCAAGGTCAGACACTGGAGGAGATCTCAAGACCCCAACTGCAGTTCGCCTTGCCTTTGAAGAGAAGACGCCAACCCATAATACCAACCCAACTGATTCTGGAAGCCTCATGTCTCTAACAAAACCAAAGATGCTTAGTCCTCAGTCTTTAGCGTCTGTTGATAAGGTCAGAAGTGGTGAAGATTCGAATGACATGAGTATTGTAGAAGAAAACCCTCATAAGTATGATTATGGAAGACTGTCTCCCACACTAGATGCAATTTTGGCAGAAGGCAGCAAGGATCTGCATGCTGACTCTGTTAGTGCCCTTGCCAATTCAATGCCATCAAAGGGGGTTGAGGTTTCTGCATTAGAAGAAAATGGGATTGGCCACATGGATCCAAGACCAAGAAATGGTAGAATTACCGAACTGGGCAATTTTGGCACTCATGATATGCCCGCTGAGGCAGATTCTGTTTCTCGTTTCAAGTTGAATATGGGAAATGATGGTGACATCTCATCTAAAAGAAGTCATTATCCATCTGTTGGTGACTCCGTTGATGGCCAAGTCCAGATCCCAAATCAGTTAAGCAAAGTAAGAATATCTGTTTGAATTAAGATTTTGATAGTACTGTTGCCACTTTGGTGCTGTCTCATCCATTTGTTATGTTAAATGAATGTTTTGATATGTTTTCTATAtgttttgatatgttattaATAGCATCAGCTTAGAGTTATCATGCTTGAAAATTCATGACTGTTCCTATTCCTACCGACTGTTTAGTTGCATAATAAGGCAATTTTTGTGCTTGCATTCTAGTATAATATTCTTCTATTATCTTACCTGTTTATTAACAGTACCGAAATGCTAAAATTAAATAATCGTGGGTGTTTTAAGGGTGAACTGAAGCAcagatttatttgtttttgcagGTGAATAAGGAATCTTCTGAAGATGCATTTCCAAAGGGTACGGAAAAATTGGAGTTAGCTGCTGTTAATGGCAATGCCCTACCAAATACCAATAGCAAAGCACATCAGTTTGGTGTGTTTGCCCAGAATGAACCTGCTTATCAACAGTCAAGTCAACCCTTGGTACAGGAACATTCTTCTAATGAGAACATATACAAGTTTAATAGTGATCAGCATTCTGAACAACAATATGGATCACCAATCGAGGGGTCCATGTTCTTGTTATCTGGTAGACGGCAACAATCGGTTTTGAGTACTCCTAATTTAGCAAGAGATTCGGGGATGGTGACTCCTTCCTCAAAACAACCAGGTTCTCTACTAAATAAGGAACACACAAAACATGATGAGTGGGTTTCATCAATTCAGAAAAACATTTCCAGGTTCACGATTCCTGAGCCTTCTCCCTGTGCTTCTAGTCTCAAAGAGGGAATTGACAAATTAAAATGTAGATTATTGAGTTACTCATCTGTGAATTCTCCCTTAAAAAAACCTGTTCTGGCTGATGTTAGCGAAGATCTTGAATGCAAATTTTCCAATTCTCCTACTACTTGTTTAGAGAAGGAATTAGCTACACCTGATCTGAACAGTGgacataaaattttgtttaacaTAGATAGCAATGGAAATGAGAACCCAGTAGATATCAGTAAGTTGGGGCAGGGTAAAGAGACCACAGACCTTGCTAAAGATGAAGAGTCTCTGCATAACATGCTTACAGACACTCTTTCGAAGGATAAATTTTGTAAACCAAGAAAAGCAGTGGCTTCACAGTCTCAGCTGTCATCATCAGCAAGTGAAAGGATACAGCATCTCTTGATGTCAGAAAATCCCACAGATGGAACATTGGTTTCTTCTGAAAGTGATTCCCTATTGGCAGATGAGCGAGAAGATAATGTTCCCCATCTGCAAATTGAATCTGAAAAGAAATTCCAATCCCCTTCAAGGGGTGCAGTCATTCTGAAAAGCCcagataaaaaatttcaagctGGACCTGAAACACCACATTTTAAACCATATGTCTGCAGAAGTATGAGTCAACCATCCCTTCAGGTCAGTCTCTGTATATTTCCTCACTTCTTAACAGACATGGGCATTGCGCCTACATTTTATACTACCCAGCTTTGCTTGGGATTGTGCATGGACTGGTCATGTGAAGCATTCCATGCTAATTCCAATCCTAGTAGGCTGGGCGATGGGCTAAGTTTCACTCAAATTTGACAATTGCTTTGTTACAGTTTCCCATGCATCAGTTAGCTGCAGTTAATACTAGGCTGTTCgatataaaaatatcattattAGTTGTTCTGTTGGTGTTtagaaatttgacattttgtttGGCAAATGGTTAATGTAGAGCCCTTCGAGTAAAGAGTCAGCCCAGAACTCCTCCATGAAGGGGACAACTCAGAGTCCACCCCGGGAAAATCCAATTCGAAGTCCTTCCTGGAGAAAGGCAATTCAGAGGCCCTCCATGAAAGTGCCAAGTCAGAGTCTCTGCAGGCGAGAACCAACTCAGAGTCCTTCCAGGAAAGAGCTTACTCAGAGTCCTAGAAGAGAACCAATTCGTAGTCCCCTCGTGAAAGAGCCAATTCAAAGTCCCATCTCGAGAGAGGCAGTTCGAAGTTCCATTGCAAGAGAGCCAATTGGTAGTCCTGCCATGAAAGAGCCAACTCGAAGTCCTTCAAGAAAAGAGCCATCTCAGAGTCCCTCAAGAAAAGAGCCAACCTGGAGTCCCTCAAGAAAAGAGCCAACCTGGAGTCCCTCAAGAAAAGAGCCAACACAGAGCCCCTTCAGGCTGGTTTCATCTTATGCAGTAGACACTGAGAATATGCAACGCTTTGTTGGGAAAGACCTAGTATCTCATGGGTCAAATTCAAATGGGCATGATGATTGTTATAGGGGACTACATATTTCGCAAAGTCCATTTTCTGAACAAGATGCAGAGAATTCTGTTGGACGGAAACGAAAAAACCTAGGAATAATTCTTGATGATGGAGACTCTATATATAAGACCCCCAGAATCCAGAGTCCGAAAGTTCACAGAAATGAGAACTATGATCCAGAGTTCATGTTGGGTCAGTCAAATATAGATCACAATGACAGAGAGAAGTTTGGGGCAGATACAACATGGAAGTGCTGGACTGATGTGTGTGTACTATTTCCTGATTTGCGCTAGTCTGCTTGAATAGCCAGGTTTTCTGGTAGAgatatataaaaccatttattttcattttatatttttgacTTCTGAGTTTATCTTGCAGATTTTGGTAAAATTCTCCGGAGATACAGAGCAACTTCTTTCTCCATTGACAAGCAAACTAAGTTTAAGAGCAGTATgtgccttctttttttatacattACTTCCTTCCAAGCAAGATTTAAACTAGGTGATAGAGTTAGCCATCGCATGCTCAATTTTCCCTATGTTTTCTTGTAGTCTCATTATTGTTTTATCATTATCAATGTAGATTGGTGTGCTTGAAGATATGTTGGTTCAGCTACTGAAGGCTAACAAATATGAGGCACTTTGTTCTAAAGTCCAGTCTCAGGTTTGCTGAACTAAATGATAAATGAGGTTCTGCCATGAACATATTTAGATATTATACTTGGAACACTGCATCCTATAAAGCTAATATAACTTCtaatttttcccttttctgcTAACACTGATATTTTATATCTGTGTACAGAAGGTCGACTACATCAGTGTTGGACATAAAAGGTGGTGTCGTTTATCCATGAATGTTTTGACTACATAGTTTGGGTTTTCACCTGTCCTGGGATATTGTCTAGCTTAATAAGCATTGACATTAACCTTTGCAGGGCAGCTGAAGCAAGATTACTGCTTTCTAAATTAGTGTATGAAAAGGCAAAGTTGCAGTTAATGCACGTGAAGCGCGATAAGTTACAggttaacaaaacaaattaagtTGGTTCTCTAATGTTTTTCATATCTACATATGCATACAGCTTGTCACATGGCCTCATACTTTCCTGCAGAGTAGAGTTCAGCTCTTAAGCTCTGCAGTTCAGAAGTGTCAAATGCTGAAATTGAGTTACACCCAGTGTCAGTCTAAACCTGGTAAACCGGAGACTCATGTTGATGGTAGTCATCGTCAATCCTCTTTAGTTAGTTCTGAGGGTGAACAAGAGGTAACCATCAATTTTGAGATTCTGGATCTCTTTTCTGTTTCCATTGCTCTGGAAATTTTTTGTCTggtataattttttaacaagagGGATATTAAATACGTTGAGAAAACTGTTGCAAAGATTATAACTAAGAATAAAAGCTAGGGATCTTATTATAACTAAGAATAAAAGCAAGTTTGCTTCCCATGTTGGGGAATTTGAAGCTTTGAAGCAAGGACATAGGGCACACAAAATGACAGAATCCTAAACAAATTGTCCTGAACATTGTGAGAAGATGAGagtaaatgaattttttaagtatTTTTAACTATCACTCGTAATATTGTTTTTCTGTTGTagaaatttgattttagtaATTTGTATACAGATCCTACTTTATTGGGAATAAATCAACGGTGTTACAAGTACTGTTGTTTTAAGTTTTCTTGTGAACCAAACAGAGCATATTCACTAAGATGCATAAACAAATTTTACGAAAGATGCAGTAAATAAAACTATTAGTGGAATTTGAAGAAAGTAACATGTTTCTGCTATAAATAGTTccagaaaattaaataagatgAATACAGCCTAAGAGAATGATAATATAATAGGCTGTGGATGCTCTccttcctttgtttttgtcaaaCAACGAGTTCAGCTTATAGATgccataaaaaatttatgtgaaGATAACCTAGTTATTTCaagttatgaatttttgtttgtgtatATCTTTTATTTGTCAGGGCTTCTGTAATAATGTGAGCACAATGAGGCAGGAAATTAAAGCTTTAGATAGACAAATAAAGAGCTTAATCAATTTCTTTCACACCCATATCAAGTTGAAAGGAGAACCAAGTTGTGCCGATACTATTGCTTTAGTTAATCATCATCTCGAGACAAGAACGTGTTGCAGGTTTATACATCAGGATTTGCAGGTATTTCTTATTCATGCTAGGATTTTCTTGAGACCAAAATAAATGTCTTATCTCACTAAGAGACACCTGTTATTTCAACAGCTATGGAATGTTGATCATTTTGAGGTTAAGAATGGCCATTACAACATTCATCTCAGCTATCATGGTTACATCAACCAAAGgtcttttctttgttcctttttcttggttttcttttctttattctattATATTCATTCTTGAGGCTAagttactttttatttatttattaccaAATTCAAGTATTACTTGTGTTTTCATCTGTAAATAGGTTTATGGGTACAGTGGGTCCAGCACCAAACATAGTCCTCTCAAACAAATTGAATGATGTAAAAATCAGAAAGGTAATGAAGTCAACAagttctctcttcttcttttttctttcttttcttaagggtttaatttttcttttcttttgtacaTCAGAACTTCCCAAACATGGATGCTCAAGTTGCATTTGCTTTTGTACTAAATTCTGAGGCCACCAAGAAAAGTGTTGATTCGAGATATTTGGCACAAGAAACACAAGTATGTTGTCATTTAGTGAATGGAATTTTAGGTGCATTAATTTATAGGAGATTGTTATGCTGCATTTTTGTTCCTATAGGTTGTGGACTATGTATGGCTGTCAAATTGGATAATATGTGTCTAACTCCACATTCTAGGCTGCTCTTTACTTCACTCTATTCTGTAATGCAGGTAACCCGTTCATTGCTATGTAATTTGCTAGATGTGGTTGAGGAAGTGGACCTGGCACGATCTGAGATTTATAATTTGATCCAGACAAGTTTTCAAACTCCATCCGGTAACAAATATGTTCTCATTATGAATGATAATCAATTTGTTTATCTGAACTTTCATCATCATTCACTGAATTAGTTTTAACCCACCTTAAATACTTAAATTTTAGTATACATTCTTGTTTTGTAGCTGAGCAGCTTGATATGCAGCTTTGTTTCCTTAACTGTAAGAGCGGTAGAAAGGAGACACTGACTCTTGACATGACATGTTTGAATAGGTACAGTCCTGTCCAACTTCATTAATTATCTTTGTTGCTTATTTAATTTGGCAATTTATGCCATTTAAATTGTCTTGATATCTTACTTGGTGAATGGTTCGTATAATAAGCAATGCATGTCGCTGCTGCAAATTTCTATTGGCCTTTTAGTTTTTGGGCCCATATATCTTTTGTTTGTCACCTGTATACATTTTTACTTGGTCCAACAAAGACATTCAAATTCTATACAACACTATTCTCTGCTGgtttttgttaagttttttaCATGGCGACTTGTTGGTATCATCATGTATATGTGTCTGCTTCCTAGGCCCTCAATGTGATGGAGAACTCTCTGCTTCTGTAGAAACCAATGTGAAACTACTTATGATTGTATACAAATGTTTGTTGTTGCTTTGAGCCTTGTTTATTGTCGGTTGAAAAAACAGCTTGCTGGGATTGAGTCTGTCAACATTCTCTATGCCATTCGTACCTCGATGTGCTTTATATGTCGATATATGTGTTACATTGTTTCGAATACATAGTGACATGTTTGTCGGTGTCTGGACAGTGGGATTTATCCTTCGGAGATCCTTCCGCATCAGATACAGCCTTCCGTATCTGCAGCAAAAGTGGTGCTTCCACAGCCACTTTTAGCTGAAATACGAGCTGCAGCTGAGAGCCTTGAATCTGGACATATGAGGATAATGAGGCTCTGTAAGTGTATTTCCCAAGTGGTGGAACTTCACACAGACGATAATTCCCGATAGAGGTCAAAGGTGGCACCAACACATCGCTGGATTTTTTGCATGCCTGGACtatgatttgtttgttttctctttaGATATTATGTTGAGGTGACCCTGTATATTTTAGCTGAAGATAGTTTCCATTACTTTTATTATCCACAGAAGCTTAAGAGGCTTTCACGTTTCAATGAGACTCAAATAGGTAAATGTATGCACAACCATCCTGATGTGCTTCTCCTATCAAGCATTTACAAGTAGAATTAAGATTCATAAGGTATaacaattataaataaaccaaaaactCCAAAAGTATTTACCCCAAACGCATAATTAGAATAGGGAAATGAAAAAGTATAGGTTCCGTGTTGAGTTAGCTGCCCTGACCAGAGGCATACAAATTGTACAGTTGAAGGAACCATCTGTTTAAGTTGGTGCATGGCATGATCCCTcgcctcttcttcctccttgaCATCTTTAATTTTCCGATTAAAACTGGTAGGATAATGACACCAACACCTTACAGGATCAATAACAAGTTTCTCGAGTGCAACAACATTTTCTATGTAATGACACCAACACCTTACAGGATCAATAACAAGTTTCTCGAGTGCAACAACATTTTCTAACATTTTCTATCAAGTACATGACATGCTCAACAACATTTATACGACCACGATACCCTACTATTTCTAATATCTTGAGGTTACGATGCGGGCATTCAGGAGCTTTTAACATCTTCGGTGGCTCAAATAGTAAGATTCTCAACTCCTCCCGTAACTCGCATGATAATAATTGCAACTTCTCCTCCAGTGGCTtgcatggtggtggtggtggtggtggtgagaaTTCCAACTGCATCgacaaataaaacaatttattAATCAAGGCATATATCAAACGTACAACAAACGTTCATCAACAAATTCATAAACCCTTCAAGGAATATCTAGCTACCTTAAGCACAAGTCTCTGCAAGGTAGGAGATGCTTTCaagaaagaatttaaattattaagagCCCATTGATCATCGGCTGGGACTATTAGCTCCAAATGCTTCAGATTTGGTAATGTAGGAACAGAGAACGCGCAGCTATACTGAAAGAAAGCCAAACACAGGGTAATTAAAAGGGACACATAatccaacaaaaagaaaagaaaacaacacatcataattaaaaaatactaCATCTCCATTGATATTCAACATGAGGGTCTCTAGTTGAGAAAGAAAGCATGAAAGTTGGGTGAAGGCAAGACTCAGAAAATCAGCACCACTGGAACATTCCGAAAACTCATAAAGGGATACCTCAACAAGCAAGGGCATGTTACTGAGAAGCACGTTTATCTTGAGTCCAACATAGACAAATGACACAAGGTTTGCGTCATAAATCTCAATGCTATCAAGGCGAAGACAATGTTTTATCGATAAGAACTTCAATGAAATTGATGGACGGACAACTCTTAAATCAACCAAGTTTGTGGCACTATGTATTGATAATCGTTCGAGAGTTGGACAATTGGACATGAAGTACTCAACAACAAATGAAGAACCCCGAGGAGCTCGAAACCACCGTATCCGCAACGAAATGGCGTCAAGGAGGAccccttttccttttcatcaAGACCTAACAGTGTGCATGGAAAAGCATAGGAATCCTCGTACAAAACACCATACAGTATCAAAAAGTCCAACACAAAC includes the following:
- the LOC117622729 gene encoding uncharacterized protein LOC117622729, which gives rise to MASNVPEDPPCNSESEAETIALRIKQKRSRRVSFADTEITSVHIFNRDEDYDTPPDPKPQDSSQNESAGPENEVIGFFRDLGGDSYDFKDSDDDDEDDDGRKSFFRPIGSPSPGSSVPGSATSNDEDNFFGPVSANFIRPGRLSDSAASDHIHEATLDTTAFSMHYRSLARSDTGGDLKTPTAVRLAFEEKTPTHNTNPTDSGSLMSLTKPKMLSPQSLASVDKVRSGEDSNDMSIVEENPHKYDYGRLSPTLDAILAEGSKDLHADSVSALANSMPSKGVEVSALEENGIGHMDPRPRNGRITELGNFGTHDMPAEADSVSRFKLNMGNDGDISSKRSHYPSVGDSVDGQVQIPNQLSKVNKESSEDAFPKGTEKLELAAVNGNALPNTNSKAHQFGVFAQNEPAYQQSSQPLVQEHSSNENIYKFNSDQHSEQQYGSPIEGSMFLLSGRRQQSVLSTPNLARDSGMVTPSSKQPGSLLNKEHTKHDEWVSSIQKNISRFTIPEPSPCASSLKEGIDKLKCRLLSYSSVNSPLKKPVLADVSEDLECKFSNSPTTCLEKELATPDLNSGHKILFNIDSNGNENPVDISKLGQGKETTDLAKDEESLHNMLTDTLSKDKFCKPRKAVASQSQLSSSASERIQHLLMSENPTDGTLVSSESDSLLADEREDNVPHLQIESEKKFQSPSRGAVILKSPDKKFQAGPETPHFKPYVCRSMSQPSLQSPSSKESAQNSSMKGTTQSPPRENPIRSPSWRKAIQRPSMKVPSQSLCRREPTQSPSRKELTQSPRREPIRSPLVKEPIQSPISREAVRSSIAREPIGSPAMKEPTRSPSRKEPSQSPSRKEPTWSPSRKEPTWSPSRKEPTQSPFRLVSSYAVDTENMQRFVGKDLVSHGSNSNGHDDCYRGLHISQSPFSEQDAENSVGRKRKNLGIILDDGDSIYKTPRIQSPKVHRNENYDPEFMLGQSNIDHNDREKFGADTTWKCWTDILVKFSGDTEQLLSPLTSKLSLRAIGVLEDMLVQLLKANKYEALCSKVQSQKVDYISVGHKRAAEARLLLSKLVYEKAKLQLMHVKRDKLQSRVQLLSSAVQKCQMLKLSYTQCQSKPGKPETHVDGSHRQSSLVSSEGEQEGFCNNVSTMRQEIKALDRQIKSLINFFHTHIKLKGEPSCADTIALVNHHLETRTCCRFIHQDLQLWNVDHFEVKNGHYNIHLSYHGYINQRFMGTVGPAPNIVLSNKLNDVKIRKNFPNMDAQVAFAFVLNSEATKKSVDSRYLAQETQVTRSLLCNLLDVVEEVDLARSEIYNLIQTSFQTPSAEQLDMQLCFLNCKSGRKETLTLDMTCLNSGIYPSEILPHQIQPSVSAAKVVLPQPLLAEIRAAAESLESGHMRIMRLCKCISQVVELHTDDNSR